From Desulfobulbaceae bacterium, the proteins below share one genomic window:
- a CDS encoding integration host factor subunit alpha encodes MTLTKADLVHKVYETHDLSKAQATDVVEVFLRLSKRCMENGQDLLLSGFGKFNVKEKKARRGRNPQTGDALMLDARRVVTFKPSGLLRARLNSDE; translated from the coding sequence ATGACACTCACAAAGGCTGATTTGGTGCATAAGGTATACGAAACCCATGACTTAAGTAAGGCGCAAGCCACCGATGTGGTGGAAGTTTTTTTACGTCTTTCAAAACGGTGCATGGAGAATGGTCAGGATTTGCTGCTGAGCGGTTTTGGCAAGTTCAATGTTAAAGAAAAAAAAGCCCGTCGAGGGCGGAACCCCCAGACTGGGGACGCTTTAATGTTAGATGCCCGTCGGGTAGTTACCTTTAAACCCTCCGGACTGTTGCGCGCCCGACTTAACAGTGACGAGTGA